The DNA window GGCGTAGAAAAGATGATCCTTGGTGTAGTCAATCGAGGAGAAAAGCACCTGGAGCACCACCAGCGCGGTGGAGGCGGCCACCAGATGGATGCCGCCCGCCAGGCGCTTGAACATGTAGCGGGGATTCATGAACGTGTAGAAGGAGAACACGGCCCCCAGGCTCATCACGAAGAGAGTTATGCAGGCAAAGGACGCCTGCGTCCGGATGTAGTCTGAAAGGGAGTACCAGGCGACTGCCAATTAGGAGCCGTCGCCGCCAAAGCGCATCAGGTGCTACCTACCCAATAGTTCGTCATCGAAGCCGGGCTCGTTGCGCAGGGCATTGGAGTTGGGGAACATGTCGATGTACTTGCAGCGCTCTGGGGATTATTAGTTGTGAAATCAAAGGACCATCCCTGGACTAAGCACTCACGGTTCGGAATATAGGTATAGTAGGCGGGCTGGCCCTTTTTGGGCGGCAATGGCGGCACCAGGATGAGGATCACCCGCTCGTCGTTGAGAACATAGGCGGGGATGTTGACATCCCGAATGTAGGTGCCCAGCAGGCGAACCACCAGCGGGAAATCCGTCCAGTTGCTGAAGATGGCCAGTTGGGCCACCTCAGGGATCACGTAGTACGACCAGGTGTTGTTGTACTTCACCCGCTGCAGAGCCGATCCGAATGTCTTCCTGTCTATGATGCCCTGCACGTCCAGCGGATTGATGGGTATGGGCTTGTTGGCTGTGGCATTGAACTGCCGCTGGTTCTCCTCGGTGTTCATCACCAGGGTGCGGAAGGCATTGCGCAGCGTCTGGAACTCCTCGTCCTCGCCGCGCACCCAGTGGGCAAACATGTGACGACGCGCCGATTCCGTGAAGTGGTCCGCCGTCTCCAGCTCCTCCGTGGCGAACTGCTTGATGAAGTCCATCTGCGAGAGATTCCGCTTGGCCTCGTTGATGTTCGTCTGCGAAGTGTAGGACATGGAGCTGAAGTTGCGCACCACCTGGGCATTGCCGATGGCATTGGGCACTATGGTGTTCCGGCAGTGCCGCCACAGTCCCGAGTGCGAGGACATGAAGAAGCGACGCGACTCCGGGATGAAAATGCCTTTGAGCGGGAGAAAAATGGAAGAGATTTAATTGGCTTTGATTGAGTTAAATATAATAGTTAAGTTTAACACATATCATTTTCTATAAaagtttataacaattttagtaAAAGCATTTCAGGGCAtagaaaaaatacattttgaaaaatgcttCGAAGGCTCCAAAGTTATTGAAAGTTTATTACTCATACGTAGTGTTGCCCTTAGTCAtaacagtattttaatttaaatatattaaaatgtataaaaaaatagaatatatttatattcgtAGCTTCACTTTTACTATGAAAATTATGAGGCTAACAAGGTTACTAAACGGCGACAGAATGATATTGAAATACAtgtcgtatgagtaattttttagggaatttaaattcttattattttattctgcACTCgacaattttgaaaaactcTCTTTTGGGCTCGtgccaaaaatatgtttagaACCATTTTAAGCacataatatatttatgatcTCATTAACAAAGTaataatttaacatttattgtttatttattattatggaaATAACCCACCCAAATGAAGCCAGCTAATGCAAACCTTTGCTATATTTCTTACCCTTTCCGCCGGATATGATGATCCAGTGATCGGTCGAGATGGCCACTATCCAGATGAGCAGGGACACCACCATGAGCAGGCTGCAGCCGAGCAGCACCCGCCGCTGGAACATGTAGGCCTCCATCAGCGGCCGGCGCGCCTCATCCCGACCGATGGTCGACGTGGAGACGTCTCGCTTCATTTTCGCGCAGGTCCTCTTCCGGATTACGCTCCCCTCCTAGGGCTCTCTGGACGTTGGCAAGGGGCAATCCACACGCACATGGAAGAACGCACGTTCCTGGGGGAGAGGAAGAGGAAAAGGGGGTGGAAGTGGGGTGGAAGTTAACCCATTTATAATATCGCTCCCCAGGCAGTGAAGTCATGCGGACATATCGCACACATGTGGGACATTGTCGGGCGCCATTTCACCATTCGGCAGGTGTTTCGCTGGGCCTAAGCCCCCCATGCCATCCCATGCCGCCCGATCCGATCCCAGAGCTCTctaatttaaacaatattttatttttatactagGCAAACAGTGGCAGACGGTACAACGGCGTTGGGGTTTCAAAAACGGCcgataaaagatattttaagggaaaagaaacacaaacaaaatatttcaggAAGCAACAGGTAATTAAATGAAACGTTTATAAAATAGATTTATGGGATCTAaggttttgatttttttaagggtGCTAAGgaagtttaatatttatttagttgtaTTAAGCTGTTGCCAAATTTCATTGTAtcctaatatttttcaaatattattcTTGAATATTTCGAAATTTGGGCAGTTTTGACCACATTTAATATGTAATGAAAGTTATTTGGagattttgaaaatatgaGTATGTGTTTCTGTACAATtcaaaaaaaggtattttcaaaaggtattttttcgaaaatattaGCCAAAAGTTCCTTTAAAAAACCCGGCTATTTTCTTGCCCCAAACTGTTTCTTTGCCTCACGCAAATCCGCGAGAACGTGCCCATTAATTATGTTGTTTTGGAGAATCcgctttgttttatttatgtatttaccTACAAGTTGCCACGACGACCAGAAATCCCCATTCGAAAGCgcttttttgcttttcgtcTCTGGTTTGTGACAGAAATTAAGCAAATTAGTGGACACATTCAGGCGAGAAAAATAAATGACAAAAACGCGAATTCCTTAGCGAAATTATTTCGGCTCTTTGCGGAATATTTGCGAGAATTAGGTGCGCCTCCTCCGTCGAGTGGGTGTTCGGATGGACGGATGGCTGGGCGGGTGGAGCGGCAGGTGGGGATTCGGTGGAGGAGGGGGTGCGTGCACGAGTGCCATATACATAGTTAGTACTGCCTGCCATGTGGATGCCGTCCAAATGTTCGGGTTTCCCTCTCTTTGTTGCCCCCGAGAATAATTGGGCTACCAAAAATGTCATCTTATGTGCATATATTAACATACACTTTGGGGAAAACCCAAGGGAAAGCAGGGAGGACTTCCCATTTTGTGCCTGCACGGCGCCAGATTCCTCTGCTCTCCACTTCCGCGATCTATTCCGGGAATAGATCTTTAAGTTGCAGCTGCATTTGCACCACCGGGAGTTGGGGGAGTTGCAGCACTTGCGTCATGAGTGCGTCATTAGGCGGGAACAGCAAGTTCTATCTATCCTATGTGCCACTTTCCTTTGaacaggtttttttttaattttcttttagtttttagccTCTTTTTCTAGCCATGCCACGCACAAATTACAGCAAACAGTTGCCTTATTTTTAGATAACTTTCGGATTTTCAAACGTGTGCTGGCAGCCCTTTGTGACTGACAAAACGGTTGGATACCCAACAGCATCATTAATTCACAACTTTTGGGCGCGAATATATTGACACTTTTGACAGGcagaaattttataattttttcgaaaaaacgCACAGCACAGAATACATCGCGGAACGTTCGCCCCtgcctatttatttatttgttttgtatcTCAGCCTTTGTTTTACTTGCTGTTGGCCATTGTATTTTTGGTATGTGCCGTATTATTCAGACGTCGCAGCACCGACGAATTCCGCCGCCCCGGCGTAAAAGAAGCGAATTTTGAGAAATGTGTATTTAATTAATGCCCCGCATAAATAATGCCAATGCCAGCGGATTGGGATCAGGCTCCTCCGCCGACTGCGCCACGCCGTCGACCGCCCACCTTGCACACCTCATAAGCTGTCAGGCGGTGTTAACAGCTTGTCAGGTATCCTGATTTATCGTTATATAAGAGCGATCCGCTCGGTGTTTACCATTAAAGCTGCAGCAATGCAACGGAGATCTCTGGCCCTGCCCCAAGCTAGTTGCTTATGAATGATGTGCTCGAGTTTGACGAGCTGCCCGGCCcgtctaaaataaaatttcgttACTCTACCAGCGGATAACGAGCGAAATAAATGGCTAAACTGCCCGTGAAGCGAACGAAAATTCGAAATAAAAGAGCGCGATTTTCGGGTTTATGGTTCCTTTCGATCGAAACGGATGGGTTGGGATCGGCTCGGATCGCGGCGGCACGGTTCCGTCTGCCGCTGGCCAAGGCAGAGCACAGACTGACTGGCTACTAGCCACCAGCAGTGGTTGTCGCTCGCCTGCCTTTTCCTTCGCCTTTCGCGTTTTGGGGAGCGCGGCGAGCTACAACAAAGGCGGCCATTGTTAGCCAGCATAAACATAAAATCGTTCTACATACGCCGCTGGGAGCGGAATTGGATGGGCGGGCAGGCGGGCAGACGGGCAGGGATGAGCTGCCACCTGCAGCAAGCCGCCGAAGGAATTACTCGGGCAGACGTCATCGTTGCTTAATTGCGCCATAAACATGAACTCTACTCCGCGGACGATGCCGATGCTGCCGCTCCTCGGCAGTGTGCGCACAAATTTAGATTTTAGATGAATTTAGGCATCTCTTTTTTAATGGTACACAGAGCATGGTACATGGGCAGCTATTTTTATATCCTCGCTAGCCACGCTAGCCGTCCGCCACACACTCGCCCCTCTACGCCATTAAACGTTGACATCGCGTTTATGAATGCCGTTGGCTTTCTGTTGGCATACCATTAGCGCAACGTAAAGCAAGGGGGCAACGACTGGGCGGCGGAGGATGACGTGGTGCGAACGAAATCTAACCACTTGTTGGCCAGCCAGTGGTCGTGCCCAGTTTGCCAAATTCGTTTGGGtggatgtgtgtgtgctgtCTCTTGGACAGATGAGTTATTGCTGCCTGTCCGAGATGCGTAGCGCTCCCATGTCCAGGTTGAGTTCGGTGAGGATGTCGTTGGGCGCCGAGCCCTGCATGGTGAGGCCAGCGATCACCTGCTGCGCCTCCGGGCAGTTGATGCAAGCGTTCCGGATGGCCAGGATGCTCCACTCCCGCATCACTGGGGGGTAAACATTGATATCATAATATTTCAGGGTTTAATCTATGATTTCTTACAGGGATTGCGGGCATCCATCGTGGTGCACTCGAGCAGAGTGGGCAGTAGTTGTGTGTCCAGGCAGTAGCCCTTGTTGGCCTTGTTGTCGTACAGAAGATTGGCCGAGCAGCGCACGAGCAGCGTCTTCAGTTCGTAGGATACCTTCTTTTCATAGCCCGCATCAATGCCCGACGTTAGGGCCACCTCCTCCAGCTTTGTCATGGGCTTATCCAGCCCTCCACCATCCGGTTCTTTGCCGGCAGACACGACGCATCTCAGCAGGCTGCTTACGTTGATGAACAGCGATTGATCCGCGGAGTAGACATTGGCATACTTCTCAGAGCCACTGGCACTGGCAATGATGCGTAGCAAGGTGTGAACTTCTCGGGGATGGAGCTCATGTTTGAGCTTGAGAGTTTCGCGCAGGAGGCAATCCGACTTAAGGCGGAACTCCTTGGCAAAGTGCTGGAGAAGAAAGAGAGTTACCTCCCCGTTGGGGCTATTTTCCCTCAGGTAGTGGGCCACGTAGTCGAGGAAGGCAACGCGATCTTCGGTGTCCAGCTTCTGGTAACAAGCCACGCAGGCGCGACCATTTTGAACGATGAAGTGCTCCAGGAAGAAGTGCAGGTACTCAAAGTTGTAGGTGCATTGAGCTTCGTTGAGAGCCCGCCAGAGGCTCAGGCAAGTCCGGAGCGCCACCAGGTCGCTGATGAGAGCTCGACCGTTGAGGTATATGTTGTACATTATCATGAGAAGCACATTATTCGAACTACCCAGCGGAGCAGCGGAGGCTTGTTCGCAGATCTTCGCGCCATGCTGATTCCAAATGAGTGCCTGAGTAGTCTCATTGTTAACCACACTATTTGCCAGCACCTGGAGGGATATATTGTGTACAACTCGATGCTCAGTGCGCATCAAAGGGTTGAAGGCCACAGCATCCAGGAAGCCGGCAAACTCCACACTTCTGGCCAAGATCTCTTGATGGGCACTGCCTTTGGTGAGCAAAAGTCGCAGGGTTTTGAGCAAGGCTACGATTTCCTCGTCATCATCGGCCACATTCAGAGTCACGAGCTTTCGTATGAGCTCGCTGGTGTTGTTTTCCTAAAGAAAAGaggtaatttaaatggttttcgagggaaaaacaataatatttacCACATGCTCCATTTTCGATAGACGCACAGCTGTTTGCCGCCCAGCGTTATCGATGCCAATGCCACGCTAGCCAACACTGGTGCAATGGGGTCAGCGTAAGTGCGGTCACACTGCAgcctacaaaaaaaaaataacaaaagaaaaggGAGAAAAGCTATTTCTTTTaggggaaaatttaaaagtcatGTAGCAAACAAAAGCTGCAGCGTAAGACAACCCAAACAAAGCGATGTCACTGCGTGCGCTCCGGAAAAGAGAAACAGGCAGCAGCTACGGCAGTAACAACAATAACCACCTGGCACCTTTAAGAACCCCACAAGCAACGCTCTTCAAGAAGGCCAGCACAGCAACGACGTCACCCAAGAAGTCGCTGCTTCAGAGTGCGAACTCCAGCCGCGGATTGGACAACCGGAAGCTGCTCCAGCAGCGCAAGCTACTCGGCCGCCAGTATCACTCGAACCCTGACCTGCGACAAGTGAGCAAGCACCAGAACAACAGCCTGTTGCGCAGCAAATCGGAGGGGGATGTAAGCGTAGTCTTAGCCAGCAATTCAGGTGCTCCATTGACAGTGGCCAACGCCAAATCGGAGGTGTGTCTCCAGCGGATCAGCTCTCACACCTACGAACAGCCCAGGATCAGTCCAACAAACAGAAATAACGAAATGCTTGGCGGTGCCCGCTCCCATCGGGACCTAACGCAGTCCTCCTACGGCCACCAGGCAGGCGGCCATCCTGTGGACCTGGAACCAAGCACTAGGGCTCCCCGCCGCATGAGCGAGTGCAGCCTGGGCTACAGCCAATCCAGTTCCCGCCATACGGGCGGCTCCAGCTCCATGTTCGCCAGCCAGATGACGCTCTCCTCGGGGTCGGTGGTCCCCCCCGTGGATCCCAATGCCGTGCTCCGGGTGCCCATCATTGGCTACGAGGTCATGGAAGAGCGGGCGCGCTTCACTGTCTACAAGCTGCGCGTCGAGAATCCGGAGACCAACGACTGTTGGCTCGTCATGCGACGCTACACCGACTTTGTGCGTCTCAATGGCAAGCTGAAGCAGACTTTCCCCAACCTCACGCTCATGCTGCCGCGCAAGAAGCTCTTTGGCGACAACTTCAATGCCGTTTTCCTGGACAACCGGGTGCAGGGTCTGCAGATCTTCGTCAACTCAGTGATGGCCAAGGAGGAACTGCGCAAGTGCAAGCTGGTGCGCGAGTTCTTCTGCCTGGACGAGCCTCCCTCGTACTCCGAATCCATGGAGGAGTGTCGGgtagaaatatattttccttgtAATTATGATGGTAAATCAAGATTCTCATATGTTTTAGGCAATTTTCGAGGCCCAGGAGGAGACGATCGTCCATCTGAAGCTACagatacaaaacaaaaacgatCTCATACTCAGTTTGCAGCAGAAGCTGCGCGAAGAGATGAACGAAAAGGAGCAGCTCAGGGAGGCTATGAAGTGggtttaacatttctattagacTTGACGTTTTTTATTAAGTAAATGTTTCTTTTTCAGAAACCTGGACCTCAATTGCTCCCACTGCTCCTCGGCCAATGACAGTCTGGGCCTAAAGTAGACCTCCGCCGATGTGGTTGAAGCCAAAATCCAGTTGGATGTGCGAGTGTGTACAACATTATGCTGAGCATAACCCTGCGCACTCGCACTGCTTATGGAATGCATATCCAATCCAATAATCCAAACCAAGTGCATATCGAGGGGCTCGCCCCGTCAGTGCTTTAGTATTCATATCTAGACCTAGTTGCTAGCAAGTGCTGCCCAAGCTGGTACTGAATGGAATACCATAGtagatatttttgatattcGTTTACGGGCAACCTACAGTTAAGAATGAATTAATTAGATTAAGTGTATACGATATGTTATGCAAGCTCACATACAAATAAATCTAAGGCACAATTTATTACTCAATGAAAATTACATTGAACGTATGATGGGGAATGAATAAGCTTAAATGTTAATCAAATGCAGAGTAATGATAATGAAGGTGGTACAATCTCTTAGAGACTTGTCATGGCAGGTGGTCGGGCATAGGCCTTTGGAATGAATCCGTATTTGCGCGTTTTAGGAGCATAAGCCCAGAGCCAGCCATCGACAGTCTGATTAGTAAGATCAGCGTAAATCCAATCTCCTCGACGCACGGAAAGGTATAGGTCGTCTGGAGCCTGCGCCTTGTAATCGTACAGCATCACCAGCTCTGTGCCATGGTAGCGCAGATCGTCCGTTCCCAAGCCCAattgcggctgctgctgttgctgggtCTGCTGTCCCTGTTGGCCCTGCTGAAGAATGGACTCCACGGCGTTCAGAGTGGCTTTCTGCTGCTGCAAAACTCGCACGCTATCTGCCGGATAGATGAAACTGGCCGGTACGAATCCCTCCTGACCATCGCTGCGCATGATCCAAAACCAATCAGGATCCTCACGATTCAACACGGTGACAAATTCTCCCCGTTCCACAGACAAATCATTTTCATCCCGGGCTATAAAGGTGTACAAAACGATGCAGCGTCCGGAGGGTTCCTTGACGAAAGGAGTGCACTCTGGCTCTAAAAGGAGGATATTTTCCATGCTGTTGGCAGATCCTGGATTCAAGGTCTCATCGCAGAGCACATCCAGTTTGTTGTCCGCACCCAGCAGCGGTAGGCTCTCATCAATTGGCTGCTCTGGACACTGTTCCCTAGGCAGTTTCTTTTTTACCGCCAAATCCGCCAGCTGGGTGTTGCAGGGAGCACAGTATGAGAAGGGTATGAAGCCCTCCTGCCGCGAGTCCTGGCCAATCACGTACACCCAATCGTTTTCCCTGTACAAGATGTTGACCAGCTGGCCACGCTTCACCTCCAGTTCATCATCCACGCAGGGAGTAAAGTCGTGCAACACGACCATCTTGGAGTCGGGACTGTAAGAAggggtttttaaaaatgatttgggTTTAGTGCTGAGCTGGACATACCTCAGACCATGCTCCTTTTCGATGCCCACTCTCACCAGGGTTTCGATGCTGGAGGAACCAGTAATGCGGCCCATGCCCAAGCCTCCCACAACTGGCAAATCCCTTTCTATGCTGGCATTGGTAGctgaaaagaaaaaacaataaatatttcaaaattgagTTCAATTTGtagattttctttaaaaataaattcatttaaaaattgctCGGCTAAACAACGTttgtttttttcagtgcaccaAGCAACAAGTTCGTGATTGAAGTCTTTCGTTTTCCGTGCTGCTGCTTCCGCTTTTCACTGACTTACCTTTCTTCTTGTCGCGCCGCATGCGCACAGGGCAGAGAAAGGCCATAGCACCTCCCCTCTCTTATTTACACCCCCACGGACCGAAAAACGCTGCCAAATTATGGctaattgtttaatttctttattgtTTGTGTCCGATTGCAGTGCTCTTCTTCTTCCTCTCGATCTTCTCTTCTGTTAGAGATGGCTCACCAGCGACTACTACTAATCGATTGTCCATTGGCGcgaaattttgaaaacaagTTGCGGGTTTTGTGTCTACGTGTTGGCTCTGCTCTTTCAAGCATGCAAATATGTTGGAAAGCGTGAACTGCTCTTGAATCTGGCCTTCGGGTGGGTGCACTGCACCCGGCGTGCCATTCACCTTGTGTTTTTGTGGTTTGGCCATAGACCGTTGATTAAGCATTAGAAAATATTGATTAGGCTGGGAGATTTGGTTTACTTTGACTGGGGGCGACGGGAGGAACCCTTGGAGACTGGTAACTGCCGGGAGATCCTACCAGCTTCGGCAAAGATCCCGACTTCAGCTTGATCTGCGTAGTACCTATAAATTCTGCGTGCCGGTAAGAAATAATCCAAGGCATGAGTTACTTTTACTGCTTTGTAGGTGCACGCCAATGATACGATGAGCTTCACGAAGTAGCACACATCCTGTCGCATAAATATGTAGACAGTGGGATAGCTTTCCAGCAGACTCAAGGCCAGTCGCGTGTTGAGAGCCGTATCCCGCAGAATATCGATCAGGTTGTGGAACTGCTGCCACACGAGCACCACGACGATCTGGGTGCCCAGGTAGAAGGCCAGCAGTTCCAATAGAAGCCGCCAAAGCTCCTGCAGCGGTGGCCAGTTCATCACACGAAGATGGTGCAAGAGACACACCGTCGACAGGACGAACAGGGCCGCCGGAAGATCGGGAACATGCTGCATGGGCAGGGCATTACAACCGGCCATAAAGAGGCCCACGCAGCCAATGCTCCCAGCCGCCAGCTCCGAGATCTCAAACATTCCCTGCACAATCACCATCCCAGATTCGGTCAGTTTAGTTGGCTATATCTTTGTCTCTGTGGACGACGatgaatttgaaattgcttGAAGATTGATGTTCGAATTGGTTGTGGATTGAGTTTCCCATAACCAGTTTGTCAGGACTGTGTAAATTCTAGGTCTACTTTGTGGCAAACCTACTtaagttaaaaatgtttttaaatataaatcgtAGCTCAGAagaattttttgttaattttagtTAAATATTCAGGCCTTCTTTTTATAGGGATTAAAACTACTTTACCCCCTTTTACATCTCGCGTCACTTGCGTTCTCTGGCAGCCTCGAAAAAAGTGGGGCCAATGCACTATTTTGGTGCCAAGGATAAACCTTTCGCATGCAATTTTCGATTATAATTCAGCGGGGAATGACTGATGGGATGGGAGGCAGGGGTTGGTGCAGATGAAGGGGTGGCACAGAGCCGCCGGAAGAGAGGAAGGGTTCCAAGAGAGAAAGTGTGCAAACTGACCTACACTCCGGCGTATCCCACAAACCCCTAACTAAATTGCGCATTAAGCATCTCGAACAATACATCCCTGCAGCACAGGCAGCAGCAGGTGCCACACCCCCGAGACGCCCCTTGCAGCCTGACTTTTGGCTACTACGCAGTTGATTTCACATCCGCATCGCTTCCCCAACCAAAAAAGGGGCATCCCCATGCCCTATCCCAAGCCTATCCCAAGAGCGCTGTCTGCCTGATGAGTTAATCGATAGAGAGGATTCTGCGCACTCCTCCACTCCTCGGATGCCATTCACAAAAAAGGGGCGGTCGGTGGGTGGATGGATGGTGGGCGGATGAGTGGGTGGACGTGCTGCCCACTCATCATGGCTGTTGTGTCTGCGGGTAATTGTTGCTCGGACCTCTGATGGCCAAAAAATGAGACTAGACAGCGGGCCAAATTAAGGGGAATGAGGTGGAAAGTGGGCTGAGGGGCGCATTCGCATCCGGTTCTAGGGAAAAAGTAGCTCAGTGGCTTTGTGGGTCAGCTATTTCGGGTTGTCACgcgtattttatttaagtacaTATTTGCCACCCGGAAGCCCTCTCAAGTTCATCTGAAACATTCTCCCTTGCATAAATTACAGCTGAAAATGACCTTGAAGAGTATTGCACCCCTAAAATTGCAACAAAAGTGGTGAAATACAAGCAACATGACCTTGGGGGTGATTTATTTCATGAATCTATGTAAGTGCACCTTTCAGCTTAGAATATTTATGCTCCTGAATGAGATTAATATGATCTCTGTGAATTAATATTAAGATCAAAACATTCACCGATTTTTAAATACCTAAAAGTTACACTTTAATATATACTTaagatacaaaatataattaaattcccaCAGCACATTATGCATGCTAGCAAATTTCAAAGCATCCCCTTTAATTAGGTTTATATAAGACCAAAACCGTATAATTTTCTTGTAGATTGCACTTTCAATCGGGCAAGGAATTTGCCATTTCATCAcaccattttcatttaatcaAACATTTTGTAATGCCATTCTGTG is part of the Drosophila biarmipes strain raj3 chromosome 2R, RU_DBia_V1.1, whole genome shotgun sequence genome and encodes:
- the LOC108022669 gene encoding uncharacterized protein LOC108022669 isoform X2 — its product is MKRDVSTSTIGRDEARRPLMEAYMFQRRVLLGCSLLMVVSLLIWIVAISTDHWIIISGGKGIFIPESRRFFMSSHSGLWRHCRNTIVPNAIGNAQVVRNFSSMSYTSQTNINEAKRNLSQMDFIKQFATEELETADHFTESARRHMFAHWVRGEDEEFQTLRNAFRTLVMNTEENQRQFNATANKPIPINPLDVQGIIDRKTFGSALQRVKYNNTWSYYVIPEVAQLAIFSNWTDFPLVVRLLGTYIRDVNIPAYVLNDERVILILVPPLPPKKGQPAYYTYIPNQRCKYIDMFPNSNALRNEPGFDDELLDYIRTQASFACITLFVMSLGAVFSFYTFMNPRYMFKRLAGGIHLVAASTALVVLQVLFSSIDYTKDHLFYAYPDGAELTYGYGVYLAWFTFVVNILCGVMFLWYSGKKKGAKAPNDEVAMADEPTIMGR
- the LOC108022673 gene encoding SH3 domain-containing protein Dlish, which produces MAFLCPVRMRRDKKKATNASIERDLPVVGGLGMGRITGSSSIETLVRVGIEKEHGLSPDSKMVVLHDFTPCVDDELEVKRGQLVNILYRENDWVYVIGQDSRQEGFIPFSYCAPCNTQLADLAVKKKLPREQCPEQPIDESLPLLGADNKLDVLCDETLNPGSANSMENILLLEPECTPFVKEPSGRCIVLYTFIARDENDLSVERGEFVTVLNREDPDWFWIMRSDGQEGFVPASFIYPADSVRVLQQQKATLNAVESILQQGQQGQQTQQQQQPQLGLGTDDLRYHGTELVMLYDYKAQAPDDLYLSVRRGDWIYADLTNQTVDGWLWAYAPKTRKYGFIPKAYARPPAMTSL
- the LOC108022669 gene encoding uncharacterized protein LOC108022669 isoform X1, with the protein product MKRDVSTSTIGRDEARRPLMEAYMFQRRVLLGCSLLMVVSLLIWIVAISTDHWIIISGGKGIFIPESRRFFMSSHSGLWRHCRNTIVPNAIGNAQVVRNFSSMSYTSQTNINEAKRNLSQMDFIKQFATEELETADHFTESARRHMFAHWVRGEDEEFQTLRNAFRTLVMNTEENQRQFNATANKPIPINPLDVQGIIDRKTFGSALQRVKYNNTWSYYVIPEVAQLAIFSNWTDFPLVVRLLGTYIRDVNIPAYVLNDERVILILVPPLPPKKGQPAYYTYIPNQRCKYIDMFPNSNALRNEPGFDDELLVAWYSLSDYIRTQASFACITLFVMSLGAVFSFYTFMNPRYMFKRLAGGIHLVAASTALVVLQVLFSSIDYTKDHLFYAYPDGAELTYGYGVYLAWFTFVVNILCGVMFLWYSGKKKGAKAPNDEVAMADEPTIMGR
- the LOC108022670 gene encoding ataxin-10, which produces MEHVENNTSELIRKLVTLNVADDDEEIVALLKTLRLLLTKGSAHQEILARSVEFAGFLDAVAFNPLMRTEHRVVHNISLQVLANSVVNNETTQALIWNQHGAKICEQASAAPLGSSNNVLLMIMYNIYLNGRALISDLVALRTCLSLWRALNEAQCTYNFEYLHFFLEHFIVQNGRACVACYQKLDTEDRVAFLDYVAHYLRENSPNGEVTLFLLQHFAKEFRLKSDCLLRETLKLKHELHPREVHTLLRIIASASGSEKYANVYSADQSLFINVSSLLRCVVSAGKEPDGGGLDKPMTKLEEVALTSGIDAGYEKKVSYELKTLLVRCSANLLYDNKANKGYCLDTQLLPTLLECTTMDARNPLMREWSILAIRNACINCPEAQQVIAGLTMQGSAPNDILTELNLDMGALRISDRQQ
- the LOC108022671 gene encoding uncharacterized protein LOC108022671, whose translation is MSLRALRKRETGSSYGSNNNNHLAPLRTPQATLFKKASTATTSPKKSLLQSANSSRGLDNRKLLQQRKLLGRQYHSNPDLRQVSKHQNNSLLRSKSEGDVSVVLASNSGAPLTVANAKSEVCLQRISSHTYEQPRISPTNRNNEMLGGARSHRDLTQSSYGHQAGGHPVDLEPSTRAPRRMSECSLGYSQSSSRHTGGSSSMFASQMTLSSGSVVPPVDPNAVLRVPIIGYEVMEERARFTVYKLRVENPETNDCWLVMRRYTDFVRLNGKLKQTFPNLTLMLPRKKLFGDNFNAVFLDNRVQGLQIFVNSVMAKEELRKCKLVREFFCLDEPPSYSESMEECRAIFEAQEETIVHLKLQIQNKNDLILSLQQKLREEMNEKEQLREAMKNLDLNCSHCSSANDSLGLK
- the LOC108022674 gene encoding uncharacterized protein LOC108022674, producing the protein MVIVQGMFEISELAAGSIGCVGLFMAGCNALPMQHVPDLPAALFVLSTVCLLHHLRVMNWPPLQELWRLLLELLAFYLGTQIVVVLVWQQFHNLIDILRDTALNTRLALSLLESYPTVYIFMRQDVCYFVKLIVSLACTYKAVKVTHALDYFLPARRIYRYYADQAEVGIFAEAGRISRQLPVSKGSSRRPQSK